The following is a genomic window from Planifilum fulgidum.
CTCAATGAGGCGTCTTTCCGAACGAATTCCGTACAAATAACCGATCAAAAGCATTTTGAACAGCATGACCGGATCGATGCAAGGACGCCCATTATCTTGACAATACAAGGGGCGGCATTTTTCCGCGATAAACGAAAAGTCGATGGTTTCATTGATTTTTCTAAGCAAGTGATCTTGGGGAACAAGGTCTTCTATGTTGACTGTTTCGGGTTGAAATTCCCTGGATGGGTTCGTCCTGAACATATAAAAACCTTCCTTCGGAATTGTTTTATTCCGAATTCAACAAAAAAGGCTGTTGACCCTTCTTTGTCAACAGCCTCAAGCCGGAGAGAGTATCCTCTCCGGCTCAGATTGCCGATCACTCTTCTTCCCCGTCGGCGATGTGCACCCGGGCGACGGTGGCCACCTCTTCTCCCTCCCGCAGGGAGATCAGTTTGACCCCCTGGGTGTAGCGGCCCTGCTGGGAAATATCGGAGACGTTGAGGCGGATCACCATGCCGCCGTTGGTGACCAGCATCAGATCCTCCCGGGGAGTCACCATCTTCAAACCGACGACGGGCCCGTTCTTTTCGGTGACGGTGAGGGTCTTGATCCCCTTGCCGCCCCGGGACTGCTGCCGGTATTCCGAAAGGGGCGTCCGTTTTCCGTACCCCTTGGCGGTGACGATCATCACCTCGTGATCCGGATAAGCGATGTCCATGTCGATCACTTCGTCCCCTTCGCTCAGGGTGATCCCCTTCACCCCCGTCGCCGAACGGCCCATCTGCCGGACATCCTGTTCGGAGAAGCGGATCGACATCCCGAAGCGCGTCCCCAGGATGATCTCCTGCTGGCCGTCGGTCAGGCGGACGCCGACCAGCTCGTCCCCCTCCCGGAGATTGATGGCGAAAAGGCCGTTCCGCCGGATGTGCTCAAACTCCTCCAGGGCCGTCTTCTTGATCACCCCGTGCTTGGTGGCGAAGAAGAGCATTCTGTCCTGCGCGAACTCCTTCACCGGGATGACCGCGTGGATGTACTCCCCGGGCTCAATCTGGATCAGGTTGATGATCGGGGTTCCCCGGGCCGTCCGGCTGAGCTCCGGCACCTCGTAGGCCTTCAACCGG
Proteins encoded in this region:
- a CDS encoding transposase, with the protein product MFRTNPSREFQPETVNIEDLVPQDHLLRKINETIDFSFIAEKCRPLYCQDNGRPCIDPVMLFKMLLIGYLYGIRSERRLIE